From the genome of Psychroserpens ponticola, one region includes:
- the rpsT gene encoding 30S ribosomal protein S20, with translation MANHKSALKRIRSNEAKRLTNRYQHKTTRNAIKKLREMEKAKDANAFLPSVISMVDKLAKKNVIHNNKAANLKSSLVKHVATLK, from the coding sequence ATGGCAAATCATAAGTCAGCTTTAAAGAGAATAAGAAGTAACGAAGCAAAACGTTTAACTAATAGATATCAGCATAAAACGACTCGTAATGCTATCAAAAAATTACGTGAAATGGAAAAAGCTAAAGATGCTAATGCATTTTTACCTTCTGTTATTTCTATGGTTGATAAATTAGCTAAGAAAAATGTTATTCATAATAACAAAGCTGCTAATTTAAAGTCTAGCTTAGTGAAGCATGTTGCTACATTAAAGTAG
- the rho gene encoding transcription termination factor Rho encodes MFEISELKAKKLPELQEIAQKLNVPKYRSLKKLDLVYQILDFQAANPDVVKKEVIKDTPKAEPKKPTQQNKPAQERKPRQRVQKKPEQNTSQQKMELDVKKDAKPSNTDSNTEKENKNTQKNNQSNDNRSKSSNDNKPNPRQKDGNKPNPRQKDDSKPNPRQKDGNRPNPRQKDGNVHKNNGNKDNRNRYREPDFEFDAIIESEGVLDIMQDGYGFLRSSDYNYLSSPDDIYVSQSQIRLFGLKTGDTVLGHVRPPKEGEKYFPLIKVSKINGQKPEVVRDRVAFEHLTPLFPQEKFNIAEKQSTISTRIMDLFSPIGKGQRGMIVSQPKTGKTMLLKDVANAIAANHPEVYQMILLIDERPEEVTDMQRNVRGEVIASTFDKEAHEHVKIANIVLEKAKRLVECGHDVVILLDSITRLARAYNTVQPASGKILSGGVDANALHKPKRFFGAARNIENGGSLTIIATALTETGSKMDEVIFEEFKGTGNMELQLDRKISNRRIFPAIDLTSSSTRRDDILLDPTTIQRMWVMRKYLADMNPVEAMEFINDRFKQTRNNEEFLVSMNG; translated from the coding sequence ATGTTCGAAATTTCCGAATTAAAAGCAAAAAAGCTTCCTGAACTTCAGGAAATAGCTCAAAAATTAAATGTTCCAAAATACCGCAGTTTAAAAAAATTAGACCTTGTTTATCAAATTCTTGATTTTCAAGCGGCTAATCCTGATGTGGTTAAAAAAGAAGTCATAAAAGATACTCCAAAAGCGGAACCAAAAAAACCTACACAACAAAATAAACCTGCTCAGGAAAGAAAACCTAGACAACGTGTTCAGAAAAAACCTGAACAAAATACGTCTCAACAAAAAATGGAATTAGATGTTAAAAAAGATGCTAAACCATCTAATACTGATTCCAATACTGAAAAAGAGAATAAAAATACTCAAAAGAACAATCAGAGTAACGATAATCGCTCTAAAAGCAGTAATGATAATAAGCCGAATCCGCGTCAAAAGGATGGCAATAAGCCGAATCCGCGTCAAAAGGATGACAGCAAACCAAATCCTCGCCAAAAAGACGGCAATAGACCAAATCCACGTCAAAAGGATGGTAATGTTCATAAAAATAACGGAAACAAAGACAACCGTAATCGATACAGAGAACCAGATTTTGAATTTGATGCTATTATAGAAAGTGAAGGTGTCCTAGACATCATGCAAGATGGGTATGGATTTTTACGTTCATCAGATTACAATTATTTATCATCACCAGATGACATTTATGTATCACAATCACAAATTCGCTTGTTTGGTTTAAAAACTGGTGATACAGTTTTAGGCCATGTTAGACCTCCGAAAGAAGGTGAAAAATATTTCCCATTAATAAAGGTGAGTAAAATAAACGGACAAAAACCTGAAGTTGTTAGAGATCGAGTAGCTTTTGAACACTTGACTCCATTATTTCCTCAGGAAAAGTTTAATATTGCTGAAAAGCAAAGCACGATTTCAACCAGAATAATGGATTTATTCTCACCAATTGGAAAAGGACAACGTGGTATGATTGTATCACAACCCAAAACTGGTAAAACAATGCTTCTAAAAGATGTTGCAAATGCAATTGCTGCTAATCATCCTGAAGTTTATCAAATGATCTTATTAATTGATGAACGTCCTGAAGAGGTAACAGATATGCAACGTAATGTTCGTGGTGAAGTTATTGCATCAACTTTCGACAAAGAAGCACATGAACACGTTAAAATTGCAAATATTGTATTAGAAAAAGCAAAACGTTTAGTAGAATGTGGTCATGATGTTGTCATCTTATTAGATTCTATTACACGTTTAGCAAGAGCATACAACACTGTTCAACCAGCTTCTGGGAAAATCTTAAGTGGTGGTGTAGATGCAAATGCATTACATAAACCTAAACGTTTCTTTGGTGCTGCACGTAATATTGAAAATGGAGGCTCATTAACTATAATAGCAACAGCCCTTACAGAAACAGGTTCTAAAATGGATGAAGTTATTTTTGAAGAATTTAAAGGAACTGGTAATATGGAATTACAATTAGATCGTAAAATATCTAACCGTAGAATCTTCCCAGCTATTGATTTAACATCTTCTAGTACAAGGCGTGACGATATCTTATTAGATCCTACTACAATACAAAGAATGTGGGTGATGCGTAAATACTTAGCAGATATGAATCCTGTAGAAGCTATGGAATTCATTAATGATCGTTTCAAACAGACTAGAAACAATGAAGAATTTTTAGTATCTATGAACGGATAA
- a CDS encoding DUF4293 domain-containing protein: protein MIQRIQTVYLLLSAAVSAGLIFILHLWTNSQDVSVYVKDEYLYLGLFLGSALLSLISIFSFKNRKFQFVLGRLNIILNFILLGFFVYQLLMPPGESNISEKGVGIFIPILSIVLLVLANKAIKKDEDLVKSVDRLR from the coding sequence ATGATTCAACGCATACAAACTGTATACCTATTATTATCTGCCGCTGTATCAGCTGGTTTAATATTTATATTGCATCTATGGACTAATAGCCAAGATGTTTCTGTATATGTAAAAGATGAATATTTGTATTTAGGTTTGTTTTTAGGATCTGCTTTATTATCTTTAATTTCGATTTTTAGTTTTAAAAATAGAAAGTTTCAATTTGTTTTGGGACGACTCAATATAATATTAAACTTTATTTTATTAGGATTTTTTGTGTATCAATTATTAATGCCACCTGGAGAGAGTAACATCTCAGAGAAAGGTGTTGGGATATTCATACCTATTTTATCTATCGTGTTGTTGGTTTTGGCCAATAAAGCCATAAAAAAGGATGAAGACCTCGTGAAATCTGTAGATAGATTGCGATAA
- a CDS encoding metallophosphoesterase family protein — protein MTKILLLSDTHSYIDDDILKYVKQADEVWHAGDIGDLKVCDTIKKLKPLRAVYGNIDDAKARLEFPENNRFMCEGVDVWMTHIGGYPPKYNLRTRDLIKENPPRIFISGHSHILKVMPDKRYNLIHMNPGAVGKHGFHKVRTMLRFTIDRNSIDNLEVIEFPKRY, from the coding sequence ATGACCAAAATCCTTTTACTTTCTGACACACATAGTTACATCGACGATGATATATTAAAATACGTCAAACAAGCTGATGAAGTTTGGCATGCTGGAGATATTGGTGATTTAAAAGTGTGTGATACTATTAAAAAACTAAAACCCTTACGTGCTGTCTACGGAAATATTGATGACGCAAAAGCTAGACTTGAATTCCCTGAAAACAATCGGTTTATGTGTGAGGGTGTAGATGTTTGGATGACTCATATTGGTGGTTATCCTCCAAAATACAATTTGAGAACTAGAGATCTTATTAAAGAAAATCCTCCACGAATTTTTATCAGTGGACATTCACACATATTAAAAGTGATGCCTGACAAACGTTATAATTTAATTCATATGAATCCTGGAGCAGTAGGCAAACATGGTTTTCATAAAGTAAGAACTATGCTAAGATTTACAATAGACAGGAACTCTATTGATAACTTAGAAGTTATTGAATTTCCTAAACGTTATTAA
- the truA gene encoding tRNA pseudouridine(38-40) synthase TruA: MRYFIELSYNGKAYHGWQIQPNAITVQEVLENALSKVLRSNISVMGAGRTDAGVHASQMFAHFDLNKLIEDNLVFKLNSILPNDIAIHNIIQAHDEAHTRFDALSRTYIYKISQKKNVFNFDFVYALQNQLNLASMNEACDILLKYEDFQCFSKVHTDVKTYNCNIMSAHWQCENDQVLFTIKADRFLRNMVRAIVGTMINIGLGKMNAAELHNIIKSKDRGEAGFSVPAHGLYLTKIEYPNTIYS, translated from the coding sequence TTGAGATATTTTATCGAATTATCATATAATGGAAAAGCATATCATGGATGGCAAATTCAACCTAATGCTATAACTGTTCAAGAAGTCTTAGAAAATGCGCTTTCTAAAGTGTTACGATCTAATATTTCTGTAATGGGAGCTGGTAGAACTGATGCTGGTGTGCATGCCTCGCAAATGTTTGCCCATTTTGATTTGAATAAATTAATTGAAGATAATTTGGTTTTTAAATTGAATTCTATTTTGCCAAATGATATCGCAATTCACAATATCATTCAAGCTCACGATGAAGCACATACACGTTTTGATGCGTTAAGTAGAACTTATATCTATAAGATTTCGCAAAAAAAAAATGTGTTTAATTTTGATTTTGTGTATGCACTTCAAAATCAATTAAATTTAGCTTCGATGAATGAAGCTTGTGATATTCTATTGAAGTATGAAGATTTTCAATGTTTTTCTAAAGTGCATACAGATGTAAAAACGTATAATTGTAATATAATGTCTGCGCATTGGCAATGTGAAAATGATCAGGTTCTTTTTACAATAAAGGCTGACCGATTTTTAAGAAATATGGTTCGAGCAATTGTTGGCACCATGATAAATATTGGTTTAGGAAAGATGAATGCAGCTGAATTGCATAATATTATTAAATCAAAAGATAGAGGAGAAGCTGGTTTTTCAGTTCCAGCACATGGCTTATATTTGACAAAAATTGAATACCCAAATACGATATATAGTTAG
- a CDS encoding ABC transporter ATP-binding protein, with the protein MADDNKKVFDVSLFKRLLQYIKPYKLVFFISLVCVVGLAVFGVLRPLVLQKAIDDHVILKEYEGFLFYIIAMLVLLVLEVTSQLLFIYYASWLGQSVVKDIRIKLYEHVLGFRMKYYDKSSVGVLITRTVTDMERIADIFGQGLFMIFSDLLKMLVVAGGMFYLNWKLSLIAFVTMPIVLFATKIFQRYMKRAFEEVRTEVSNLNSFVQERVTGMKILQLFTREETEYKKFKEINERHKKGWLKTVWYNSVFFPIADLLSSITLGAIIWVGGYMAVFNTTASIGDLTAFIMFVPMLFRPLNQIANKFNTLQMGMVAADRVFKVLDTKSQIDDSGSTIASEFKGNLTFKDVHFSYVDDEEVLKGISLEVNAGETVAIVGATGAGKSTIINLLNRFYDIQKGTICIDNVDIKSLTLKSLRTQIAVVLQDVFLFADTICNNITLKNPDITEAQVQQAAKDIGIHDFIMSLPNGYQYNVKERGVMLSSGQRQLISFLRAYVTNPSILVLDEATSSVDSYSEQLIQDATDKITKGRTSIVIAHRLATVQKADQIIVMDDGHIVEKGTHNELLKKEDGYYRNLYEVQFLKAEAV; encoded by the coding sequence ATGGCAGACGATAATAAAAAAGTTTTTGATGTATCGCTATTCAAGCGATTATTACAATATATAAAGCCATACAAGTTGGTGTTTTTTATATCTTTAGTTTGTGTCGTTGGTCTTGCTGTTTTTGGAGTTTTAAGACCTTTAGTGCTACAAAAAGCTATTGATGATCATGTCATATTAAAGGAATACGAAGGTTTTCTCTTTTATATTATTGCTATGCTAGTTTTGCTTGTTCTAGAGGTAACTAGTCAATTATTATTTATTTATTATGCAAGTTGGTTAGGGCAGTCAGTAGTGAAAGATATTAGAATAAAACTTTATGAACATGTTCTTGGATTTAGAATGAAGTATTATGATAAATCTTCAGTTGGTGTGCTTATTACCAGAACAGTCACAGATATGGAACGTATCGCAGATATTTTTGGACAAGGTTTATTCATGATATTTAGTGACTTGCTTAAGATGTTGGTCGTAGCTGGAGGAATGTTCTATTTAAATTGGAAATTAAGTTTAATTGCTTTTGTAACCATGCCAATTGTCTTATTTGCAACGAAAATTTTTCAGAGATATATGAAACGTGCTTTTGAAGAAGTGCGTACAGAAGTATCTAATTTAAATTCATTTGTGCAAGAGCGTGTTACGGGAATGAAAATCCTTCAGTTATTTACGCGTGAAGAAACTGAATACAAAAAGTTTAAAGAAATAAACGAACGTCATAAGAAAGGTTGGTTAAAAACAGTGTGGTATAATTCAGTGTTTTTTCCAATTGCTGATTTATTATCTTCTATAACCTTAGGTGCTATCATTTGGGTTGGTGGATATATGGCTGTTTTTAATACAACAGCGTCAATTGGTGACCTAACAGCTTTCATCATGTTTGTGCCTATGTTATTCAGACCGTTAAACCAAATTGCCAATAAATTTAATACGCTTCAAATGGGAATGGTCGCTGCAGATCGAGTGTTTAAAGTGTTGGATACCAAGTCTCAAATTGATGATTCGGGTAGTACTATAGCTTCCGAATTTAAAGGTAATCTTACATTTAAAGACGTTCACTTTTCTTATGTAGATGATGAAGAAGTTTTAAAAGGGATTTCATTAGAAGTTAATGCAGGAGAAACAGTTGCTATTGTTGGTGCTACAGGAGCAGGGAAATCGACCATTATCAATTTATTAAATCGCTTTTACGACATTCAGAAAGGTACAATATGTATTGATAATGTAGATATAAAAAGCTTAACATTAAAATCGCTTCGTACTCAGATTGCAGTCGTTTTGCAGGATGTTTTTCTTTTTGCTGATACCATATGTAATAACATTACACTTAAAAATCCTGATATTACTGAAGCCCAAGTTCAGCAGGCAGCAAAAGATATTGGTATTCATGATTTTATAATGAGTTTGCCTAACGGTTACCAATATAATGTGAAAGAAAGAGGTGTGATGCTATCTTCAGGTCAACGTCAATTAATTTCGTTTTTACGTGCTTATGTTACTAATCCAAGTATTTTAGTTTTAGATGAAGCCACATCTTCAGTAGATTCATATTCTGAACAATTGATACAAGATGCCACAGATAAAATTACCAAAGGCCGAACGTCAATAGTGATTGCACATCGTTTAGCTACTGTTCAAAAAGCAGATCAGATTATTGTAATGGATGATGGTCATATTGTTGAAAAAGGCACACATAATGAACTTCTTAAAAAAGAAGATGGATACTACAGAAATCTTTATGAAGTCCAATTTTTAAAGGCTGAAGCAGTTTAG
- a CDS encoding DUF3667 domain-containing protein, translating into MNCKNCHTELPKNSDFCNNCGGKVIRNRLTFKNLFEHISETFFNYDNKLLRTFIDMFRKPEVVIDGYIQGVRKRYVNPISYFGLAITITGLYLLILNKFFPESLDYSNFAVEGQEEFQQRNMSFIQEYMSLFMMLYIPIYALIARISFVGLKKFNYTELIVVFLYWQSQTSIISAIIIVITAIFGVANGVVSMIFLPLMILYAAYILKRIYQLSLGQIVARTLLFLVVLGIIMVIFTIIIVIIMFITGDMQEMIEAQRAAIEAAKQAKG; encoded by the coding sequence ATGAATTGTAAAAACTGTCATACTGAACTTCCTAAGAATAGTGATTTTTGCAATAACTGTGGTGGAAAAGTTATTAGAAATCGTTTGACTTTCAAGAACTTATTTGAGCATATAAGTGAAACATTTTTCAATTACGACAACAAGCTTTTACGAACATTCATTGATATGTTTAGAAAACCGGAAGTTGTAATTGACGGATACATTCAAGGTGTCAGAAAGCGTTACGTAAATCCTATAAGTTACTTTGGATTAGCTATAACGATAACAGGATTATATCTTTTAATCTTAAATAAGTTTTTTCCGGAATCATTAGATTATTCAAATTTTGCAGTTGAAGGTCAAGAAGAATTTCAACAAAGAAACATGAGCTTTATTCAAGAGTATATGTCCTTATTTATGATGCTGTACATTCCAATTTACGCTCTCATTGCTAGAATTTCTTTTGTAGGATTAAAAAAATTCAATTATACCGAGTTAATCGTTGTCTTTCTGTATTGGCAATCTCAGACCTCTATTATTTCGGCAATAATAATTGTAATAACTGCTATTTTTGGTGTAGCAAATGGTGTTGTTAGCATGATCTTTTTACCCTTAATGATACTTTATGCTGCTTATATTTTAAAACGAATATATCAACTTAGTTTGGGTCAGATTGTAGCAAGAACACTTCTGTTTCTTGTTGTTTTAGGAATAATTATGGTAATCTTTACCATAATTATTGTTATTATTATGTTTATTACTGGAGATATGCAAGAAATGATTGAAGCACAACGAGCTGCCATCGAAGCAGCTAAACAAGCAAAAGGCTAA
- a CDS encoding DUF3667 domain-containing protein — translation MNCKNCNTSLSKLINYCPLCGAKIVKKRLTFKNLSVDITEQFLNIDNKFLKTFLHLFTKPELVIDGFISGTRKKYINVIQYFAVALTLVGVQVFLMNNFFLDAMELDNEFLKKALENQSNQENNPFSSFSFEDSNNYQSIIYILSVPISTISTWIAYYVIGIRHYNFTEHLVINLYYSAQIIIVSAVLSILFLCFGLDYLLISGVISVLTFGYFFFVFKRVFNSSFWDSVLHFILIMVAYFIIFITILLIVIAIVAVYAILNKDQLVHTV, via the coding sequence ATGAACTGTAAAAACTGTAATACCTCACTAAGTAAACTTATAAATTATTGTCCGTTATGTGGCGCAAAAATTGTAAAAAAGCGGCTGACATTTAAAAATCTTTCGGTTGATATCACAGAACAGTTTTTAAATATTGATAATAAATTTCTAAAAACCTTTTTACATCTATTTACAAAACCAGAACTTGTAATTGACGGTTTTATTAGTGGCACTCGAAAAAAGTATATTAATGTCATTCAATATTTTGCTGTTGCATTAACATTAGTTGGTGTACAAGTATTTTTAATGAACAACTTCTTTTTAGATGCGATGGAACTAGATAATGAATTTTTAAAAAAAGCGTTAGAAAACCAGTCTAATCAAGAAAATAACCCTTTTAGTTCTTTCTCATTCGAGGATTCTAATAATTATCAAAGTATCATATACATTTTAAGTGTTCCGATATCAACTATATCAACTTGGATAGCCTATTATGTAATTGGAATACGTCACTATAATTTCACAGAACATTTGGTTATTAACTTATATTATTCTGCACAAATTATTATCGTTTCAGCCGTTTTGAGTATTTTATTTTTATGTTTTGGGTTAGACTATTTGTTAATATCTGGCGTTATTTCGGTGTTAACTTTTGGCTATTTCTTTTTTGTTTTTAAACGTGTGTTTAATTCTTCATTTTGGGATTCTGTCTTACATTTTATTTTAATTATGGTAGCTTATTTTATTATATTTATTACGATCTTATTAATTGTAATTGCAATTGTAGCTGTCTATGCCATACTTAATAAAGATCAATTAGTACACACTGTATAA
- the cdaA gene encoding diadenylate cyclase CdaA → MDTFKFWDFGIIDFIDVFLVAILLYYIYKLVKGTVAINIFIGIIIIYLVWKVTDLMEMQMLHNIFDGFMKVGIIALIVVFQPEIRKFLLMVGSTNLSGRGKLFSKMKFLKSDIETETNVDDIVAACHKMGSTKTGALIVLERNNNLDFLVTTGDEMNIKVTQPIIESIFFKNSPLHDGAIIIDNNIVKATRVILPVNNEKNIPQRFGLRHRAAVGITEKTDAIALVVSEETGQVSYIKNGEFVMFENIDELLNLLKADLV, encoded by the coding sequence TTGGATACATTCAAATTTTGGGATTTTGGAATTATAGATTTTATCGACGTTTTTCTCGTCGCTATCTTACTCTACTATATCTATAAGCTTGTAAAAGGAACCGTTGCCATCAATATTTTTATTGGAATTATTATCATTTATCTGGTTTGGAAAGTCACCGATTTGATGGAAATGCAAATGCTACACAATATTTTTGATGGCTTTATGAAGGTTGGTATTATTGCTTTGATTGTTGTCTTTCAGCCAGAAATAAGGAAGTTCTTATTGATGGTTGGATCTACAAACTTAAGTGGCAGAGGCAAACTTTTCAGTAAAATGAAATTCCTAAAAAGCGATATTGAAACAGAAACAAATGTAGATGATATTGTTGCTGCATGTCATAAAATGGGAAGCACAAAAACTGGAGCACTTATTGTTTTAGAACGCAATAACAACTTAGATTTCTTGGTAACTACTGGAGACGAAATGAATATTAAAGTCACACAACCAATAATAGAAAGTATTTTCTTTAAAAATAGTCCGTTACATGATGGAGCTATCATCATTGATAATAATATTGTTAAAGCGACACGTGTTATTCTACCTGTAAATAATGAAAAAAACATTCCGCAACGATTTGGTTTGAGACATCGAGCTGCTGTTGGTATTACTGAAAAAACAGACGCAATTGCCTTGGTCGTTAGTGAAGAAACTGGGCAAGTTTCTTATATTAAAAATGGGGAATTCGTCATGTTTGAAAACATAGATGAATTACTTAACCTTTTAAAAGCAGATTTGGTATAA